A genomic stretch from Limnobacter thiooxidans includes:
- a CDS encoding acetolactate synthase 3 catalytic subunit, which translates to MEYTGAEIVVKCLEEEGVKHVFGYPGGAVLYIYDAIFKQDGFEHILVRHEQAAVHAADAYSRSSDKVGVCLVTSGPGLTNAVTGIATAYMDSIPMVILSGQVPTHAIGQDAFQECDTVGITRPCVKHNFLVKDVKDLARVMKEAFYIARTGRPGPVLVDIPKDITIHKTTFDYSEPVKMRSYNPVVKGHQGQIKKAVQMILEAERPMIYSGGGVILGDASAELTRLVEWVGAPCTNTLMGLGAFKASDKKFMGMPGMHGTYEANLAMQNCDVLIAVGARFDDRVIGNPKDFASIPRKIIHIDIDPSSISKRVKVDVPIVGNIKDVLVDLIQLLEESGKRVDQGKLQGWWEQVEKWRGRKCLDYAKSDELIKPQFVVEKLWEVTNGDAFVTSDVGQHQMWAAQYYRFDKPRRWINSGGLGTMGVGLPYAMGVQMANPDAQIACITGEASIQMNIQELSTCFQYHFTPKVVNLNNRYLGMVRQWQQLDYGSRYSESYMDALPDFVKLVEAYGHIGMQITKPCDVEPALREAFGKYKDRLVFMDFITDRTENVWPMVKAGKGLSEMLLGSEEL; encoded by the coding sequence ATGGAATATACCGGCGCGGAAATCGTTGTCAAATGTCTGGAAGAAGAAGGCGTCAAGCACGTTTTTGGTTACCCAGGCGGAGCAGTACTCTATATCTATGACGCCATCTTCAAGCAAGATGGATTCGAACACATTCTCGTACGTCACGAACAAGCTGCAGTGCATGCGGCCGACGCCTATTCGCGTTCAAGCGACAAGGTGGGTGTTTGTCTCGTTACGTCCGGCCCAGGCCTCACCAATGCGGTAACAGGCATTGCAACAGCCTACATGGACTCCATTCCCATGGTGATTCTGTCCGGTCAAGTGCCTACGCACGCGATTGGTCAAGATGCGTTCCAGGAATGCGACACCGTGGGTATCACACGCCCCTGCGTCAAACACAACTTCCTTGTGAAAGATGTGAAAGACCTGGCGCGTGTCATGAAAGAAGCGTTTTATATCGCACGCACTGGCCGCCCAGGCCCTGTGCTGGTGGATATCCCCAAAGACATCACCATCCACAAAACCACGTTTGATTATTCCGAGCCAGTGAAAATGCGCTCGTACAACCCTGTGGTCAAAGGCCACCAAGGCCAAATCAAGAAAGCCGTGCAAATGATCCTTGAGGCAGAGCGCCCCATGATCTATTCCGGTGGTGGCGTTATTCTGGGCGATGCTTCAGCCGAGCTGACACGTCTGGTCGAGTGGGTTGGTGCACCGTGTACCAACACCTTGATGGGTCTTGGTGCATTCAAGGCCAGCGACAAGAAGTTCATGGGCATGCCTGGCATGCACGGCACTTACGAAGCCAACCTGGCCATGCAGAATTGCGACGTGTTGATCGCAGTGGGTGCCCGTTTTGACGACCGAGTCATCGGCAACCCCAAAGATTTTGCGTCCATTCCGCGCAAGATCATTCACATTGATATCGACCCTTCGTCCATTTCCAAGCGCGTGAAAGTGGATGTGCCAATCGTTGGCAACATCAAGGATGTGCTGGTTGATTTGATCCAGTTGCTGGAAGAAAGCGGCAAGCGGGTAGACCAAGGCAAACTGCAAGGTTGGTGGGAGCAGGTTGAAAAGTGGCGTGGCCGCAAGTGCCTGGACTACGCCAAGTCCGATGAACTGATCAAGCCGCAATTTGTGGTTGAAAAGCTGTGGGAAGTCACCAATGGTGATGCATTCGTCACATCGGACGTGGGCCAGCACCAAATGTGGGCTGCGCAGTACTACCGTTTTGACAAGCCACGCCGCTGGATCAATTCCGGTGGTCTGGGCACCATGGGTGTGGGCTTGCCTTACGCCATGGGCGTTCAAATGGCCAACCCCGATGCACAAATTGCCTGTATCACAGGTGAGGCGTCCATCCAGATGAACATTCAGGAACTGTCTACCTGCTTCCAGTATCACTTCACGCCGAAAGTCGTGAACTTGAACAACCGGTATCTGGGTATGGTTCGTCAGTGGCAGCAATTGGACTACGGTTCACGTTACTCCGAAAGCTACATGGACGCCTTGCCTGACTTCGTCAAGCTGGTGGAAGCGTATGGCCACATTGGCATGCAGATCACCAAGCCATGCGATGTCGAGCCAGCCCTGCGTGAAGCATTTGGCAAGTACAAAGACCGCCTGGTGTTCATGGACTTCATCACTGACCGCACTGAAAACGTGTGGCCAATGGTCAAGGCCGGCAAGGGACTTTCAGAAATGCTGCTGGGTTCGGAAGAACTGTAA
- a CDS encoding PrkA family serine protein kinase: MNTELERRDLNSGESDIFGQFQSRFAALQQTEMSLEEYLDLCKADPLTYASAAERMLHAIGEPEVINTRHDPRLSRIFSNRVVRRYPSFTEFYGMEEVIENIVAYFRHAAQGLEERKQVLYLLGPVGSAKSSLAERLKALMEQQPIYALKGSPINESPLGLFDPNQFGASLEDKYGIPRRYLSGIASPWATKRLAEFGGDLRKFRVVRLMPSTLNQVAIAKTEPGDENNQDISALVGKVDIRMLNQFSQDDPDAYSFSGGLCLANQGLLEFVEMFKAPIKMLHPLLTATQERNFKGTEGFGSIPFDGVILAHSNESEWQQFRNNKTNEAFLDRVYIVKVPYCLRVSEEVKIYEKLLEHSSLYKAPCAPGTLNMMAQFSVLTRLKEPANSNLFSKMRVYDGENLKDVDPHAKPIQEYRDQSGPDEGMNGSSTRWAYKVLSKVFNFDHHEVAANPVHLLYVLEQQVVKDNLPEEQARKYLDFIKGYLTPKYAEFVAKEIQTAYLESYSEYGQNLFERYIQFADKWIQNEEFRDPATGQIFDRDSLNDELNRIEKPAGIANPKDFRNEVVNFVLRAQASNSGTMPAWTSYEKLREVIERSMFSKTEDLLPVISFDHKGSKESQEKHENFVDRMVAKGYTEKQVRLLVEWHLRVKKAS; this comes from the coding sequence ATGAACACAGAGCTTGAAAGGCGTGATTTGAATTCCGGTGAGTCTGACATTTTTGGTCAATTCCAATCCCGGTTTGCAGCGTTACAGCAAACCGAGATGAGTCTTGAAGAATACCTCGACCTGTGCAAGGCAGATCCTCTCACTTATGCTAGCGCCGCTGAGCGCATGCTGCATGCCATCGGTGAACCTGAAGTCATCAACACCCGGCACGATCCCCGTTTGTCCCGAATCTTCTCCAACCGCGTGGTGCGGCGTTACCCCTCGTTCACCGAGTTCTATGGCATGGAAGAGGTGATCGAAAACATTGTGGCTTACTTCCGCCATGCCGCTCAGGGCCTTGAGGAACGCAAGCAGGTGTTGTATCTGTTGGGGCCCGTGGGCAGTGCCAAGTCATCCTTGGCAGAGCGCTTGAAAGCCTTGATGGAACAGCAACCCATTTATGCATTGAAGGGCTCGCCCATTAATGAATCCCCACTGGGTCTGTTTGATCCAAACCAGTTTGGTGCGTCGCTGGAAGACAAGTACGGCATTCCCCGCCGCTATTTGTCTGGCATTGCCAGCCCATGGGCTACCAAGCGGCTTGCCGAATTCGGTGGCGATTTGCGCAAATTCCGGGTTGTTCGCCTGATGCCATCTACCTTGAACCAGGTGGCCATTGCGAAAACCGAACCCGGTGATGAAAACAACCAGGACATTTCCGCCTTGGTGGGCAAGGTGGATATTCGCATGCTGAACCAGTTCAGCCAGGACGATCCCGATGCCTACAGCTTTAGTGGTGGCCTTTGCCTGGCCAACCAGGGCTTGCTTGAATTTGTTGAAATGTTCAAGGCGCCCATCAAGATGCTGCACCCACTGTTGACAGCCACCCAGGAACGCAACTTCAAGGGCACCGAAGGGTTTGGTTCGATTCCCTTTGATGGCGTTATTCTGGCGCACAGCAATGAATCGGAATGGCAACAGTTCCGCAACAACAAAACCAACGAAGCCTTTCTTGATCGCGTGTACATCGTGAAAGTGCCGTATTGCCTACGGGTGTCCGAAGAAGTCAAGATTTACGAAAAGCTTCTGGAACACTCTTCACTCTACAAGGCGCCTTGCGCACCTGGCACCTTGAACATGATGGCGCAGTTCAGCGTGCTCACGCGTTTGAAGGAACCTGCCAACAGCAACCTGTTTAGCAAAATGCGTGTTTACGATGGTGAAAACCTCAAAGACGTGGATCCGCATGCCAAACCCATTCAGGAATACCGTGATCAATCCGGCCCTGATGAAGGAATGAATGGATCCTCAACCCGCTGGGCTTACAAGGTGTTGTCCAAGGTATTCAACTTTGATCACCACGAGGTGGCCGCCAACCCTGTGCACCTGTTGTATGTACTGGAACAACAGGTCGTCAAGGACAACCTTCCCGAAGAACAGGCCCGCAAATACCTCGACTTCATCAAGGGCTATCTAACCCCCAAGTACGCTGAATTCGTAGCCAAGGAAATTCAGACGGCTTACCTGGAAAGCTACAGTGAATACGGCCAGAACCTGTTCGAGCGTTACATCCAGTTTGCCGACAAGTGGATTCAGAACGAGGAATTCCGCGACCCGGCAACCGGGCAAATCTTTGATCGCGATTCATTGAACGACGAGTTGAACCGCATTGAAAAGCCGGCCGGTATTGCCAACCCGAAAGACTTCCGCAACGAAGTGGTCAATTTTGTGTTGCGGGCACAGGCCAGCAATTCAGGCACCATGCCCGCCTGGACCAGTTATGAAAAGCTGCGCGAAGTCATCGAGCGAAGCATGTTTTCGAAAACTGAAGACTTGCTGCCCGTGATTTCCTTTGATCACAAAGGCTCCAAGGAAAGTCAGGAAAAGCACGAGAATTTTGTGGATCGCATGGTGGCCAAGGGTTATACGGAAAAGCAGGTTCGACTGCTCGTCGAATGGCATTTGCGCGTGAAAAAGGCGTCTTGA
- a CDS encoding DUF3106 domain-containing protein: MGNSRIHSALMTLGLLVVLAVQSQAALAAETWSELSPKQQELLAPLKDNWNSMSRSQQERWLKVGRKYENEPAERQATMRERVSSWSELSPQEKAAARENYKALQEKRQGERNSSWNSYKSLDQQKREEFKGKNTKQSLN, translated from the coding sequence ATGGGAAACAGCAGAATTCATTCCGCACTGATGACCTTGGGGTTGCTGGTTGTGCTGGCCGTTCAAAGCCAGGCCGCCCTGGCTGCTGAGACTTGGTCAGAACTCTCACCAAAACAGCAGGAATTGCTCGCCCCGTTAAAGGATAACTGGAACTCAATGAGCCGTTCCCAGCAGGAACGTTGGTTGAAAGTGGGCCGAAAATACGAAAACGAGCCAGCTGAGCGACAGGCCACCATGCGCGAAAGGGTAAGCTCGTGGAGCGAACTCAGCCCGCAAGAAAAAGCAGCCGCGCGCGAAAACTACAAAGCCCTGCAGGAAAAGCGGCAAGGCGAAAGAAATTCCAGCTGGAACAGTTACAAGAGCCTTGATCAGCAAAAGCGTGAAGAATTCAAAGGTAAAAACACCAAACAATCTTTGAATTAA
- a CDS encoding RDD family protein encodes MERLLDNGLISPSRKRRLASMLYESMLLFGVLFIAGYIFDTLTQSRHALYLREARQWWFFLVLGIYFVWFWRHGGQTLAMKTWHIRLVKEDGSKVGWMQSVLRYVLCWLFNLTGIAFIYSFFDKNGQFPQDRLCKTLLVSTKPRERGIEEVMRHE; translated from the coding sequence ATGGAACGACTTCTAGACAATGGCTTGATCAGCCCAAGCAGAAAACGCAGACTGGCCAGCATGCTTTATGAAAGCATGCTGCTTTTTGGCGTTTTGTTCATCGCAGGTTATATTTTTGACACCCTGACCCAAAGCCGCCACGCGCTCTATTTGCGAGAAGCGCGTCAATGGTGGTTTTTCCTTGTGCTGGGCATTTACTTCGTGTGGTTTTGGCGGCATGGGGGGCAAACCCTGGCCATGAAAACCTGGCACATTAGACTGGTCAAGGAAGACGGCAGCAAAGTGGGCTGGATGCAATCTGTTTTGCGTTATGTGTTGTGCTGGTTATTCAACCTCACAGGCATTGCATTCATCTATTCATTCTTCGACAAGAATGGGCAATTTCCGCAAGACCGTTTGTGCAAAACCTTGCTGGTGTCCACAAAACCCCGCGAGCGCGGTATTGAAGAAGTCATGCGGCACGAATAA
- a CDS encoding YeaH/YhbH family protein, with product MADSTIIDRRLNGKNRSLPNRERFIRRYKTQLKKAVGDVAGESSISEVNGDGKVKVRIPTREVSEPNFVFGQGGSTEQVVPGNKDFVPGDRIPRPSGGGEGQGGGKPGKGEGDDAFTFVLSREEFLNLYFDDLELPELLKREISSVKRMKSRNVGYSRSGAPTSLSVLRTMKASLMRRVALEPRGDDEDDPENSELDLESDPLKQARKKPNVPFLDEVDLRYRNRVTYPEPSTNAVMFCLMDVSASMDEAKKDLAKRFYTLLYLFLTRKYEEVKLVFIRHTDEAEEVSEEDFFYGKKSGGTEIMPAMELMHQIIETRYPGSAWNVYVAQASDGDATSRDARASAEYLSSKIMPHVRYYAYVETMPTPMFGMARASDLWESFERLEDSFAGHFAMRKLFNRRDIYPVFRGLFERKEVAFGR from the coding sequence ATGGCCGATTCAACCATTATTGATCGCAGGCTCAACGGCAAAAACAGAAGCCTGCCCAACCGCGAGCGCTTTATTCGGCGTTACAAAACGCAATTGAAAAAGGCGGTCGGGGATGTGGCAGGTGAATCCTCCATTTCCGAAGTTAACGGGGATGGCAAGGTCAAGGTTCGCATTCCGACGCGTGAAGTGTCGGAACCCAACTTTGTGTTCGGCCAAGGTGGTAGTACCGAACAGGTTGTTCCGGGCAACAAGGACTTTGTGCCCGGAGACCGTATTCCCCGTCCAAGCGGAGGCGGTGAGGGGCAGGGTGGTGGCAAACCAGGCAAGGGCGAAGGCGACGATGCGTTTACCTTTGTGTTGTCGCGGGAAGAGTTTTTGAATCTGTATTTTGATGACCTTGAGCTGCCTGAATTGCTGAAGCGGGAAATCTCTTCCGTCAAACGCATGAAAAGCCGAAATGTCGGGTATTCGCGTTCTGGTGCGCCCACGTCGCTGTCTGTACTGCGAACCATGAAAGCCTCGCTGATGCGTCGTGTGGCTCTGGAGCCTCGGGGTGACGATGAAGATGACCCTGAAAATTCCGAACTTGATCTGGAATCAGACCCGCTGAAGCAGGCCAGAAAAAAACCGAATGTGCCTTTTCTGGACGAAGTAGACCTGCGCTATCGCAACCGGGTTACTTACCCCGAACCCTCCACCAACGCGGTCATGTTTTGTCTCATGGATGTGTCCGCATCCATGGATGAAGCGAAAAAGGACCTCGCCAAACGCTTCTATACTCTGTTGTACCTTTTTCTGACCCGCAAGTATGAAGAGGTGAAACTGGTTTTCATACGACACACTGACGAGGCCGAAGAAGTCAGCGAAGAGGACTTTTTTTATGGCAAAAAAAGTGGTGGCACCGAAATCATGCCAGCCATGGAGCTGATGCACCAGATCATTGAAACCCGCTACCCGGGCAGTGCCTGGAATGTCTACGTGGCCCAGGCCTCGGACGGTGACGCCACCTCCAGAGATGCACGGGCCAGCGCGGAGTACCTGTCTTCCAAAATCATGCCGCATGTGCGTTACTACGCATACGTGGAAACCATGCCCACGCCAATGTTCGGGATGGCCCGTGCGTCGGACCTCTGGGAGAGTTTTGAGCGGCTCGAGGACAGCTTTGCAGGTCACTTTGCCATGCGCAAATTGTTCAATCGGCGAGACATTTACCCTGTCTTTCGTGGATTGTTTGAGAGAAAAGAAGTCGCCTTTGGGCGCTAG
- a CDS encoding aminotransferase class I/II-fold pyridoxal phosphate-dependent enzyme — MFIDTRVSQPAKLDLSGSVAPFELPLADMPASVWARPDVLRSCFHLEAARYFECESVLAVTGIESGISALARLFQTWYGSMRVVLAEPSFDQWDKRFRRANHVVLDWPVDLVLEGDIPECDVVVLGRPVNPTCQMIGIKQVKLLAKRLRAQGGWLILDEAYLDWTGEESYASFIEAEPAIVLRSVAPFTGLSGANLAFVCGPKAVCTALLNEVGTQAVSSPQWWLALQYFKADAWREEQVDRLAQVCARLEGLWRLKLGPDVSIHSGGYFISFVHPNSEQWAMKLEHMGVLVRTYPAEQSILRCGVPRVELDWERLALAINSLD, encoded by the coding sequence ATGTTCATTGACACCCGGGTTTCCCAGCCGGCCAAGCTGGATTTGTCGGGGTCTGTCGCGCCTTTTGAACTGCCGCTGGCTGACATGCCGGCTTCAGTCTGGGCCCGCCCCGATGTGCTTCGATCCTGTTTTCATCTTGAAGCTGCACGGTACTTTGAATGTGAGTCAGTCCTGGCCGTCACCGGAATAGAAAGCGGTATCTCCGCACTCGCGCGTCTTTTCCAGACTTGGTACGGATCCATGCGTGTGGTACTCGCTGAGCCAAGTTTCGATCAGTGGGACAAACGCTTCCGCCGCGCCAACCACGTGGTGCTGGATTGGCCGGTAGACCTGGTGCTGGAAGGCGATATTCCCGAATGTGATGTGGTGGTGCTCGGTCGGCCTGTCAACCCGACCTGTCAGATGATCGGGATCAAGCAGGTCAAGCTTTTGGCCAAGCGGCTCAGGGCACAAGGTGGCTGGCTCATTCTGGACGAGGCGTACCTCGATTGGACTGGTGAAGAGTCCTACGCTTCATTCATTGAAGCAGAGCCTGCTATCGTTCTTCGATCTGTTGCCCCTTTCACTGGCTTGTCTGGGGCCAATCTGGCGTTTGTTTGTGGACCCAAGGCAGTTTGTACAGCCTTGCTCAATGAAGTTGGAACCCAGGCCGTGTCGTCCCCGCAGTGGTGGCTGGCCTTACAGTATTTCAAGGCAGACGCCTGGCGAGAAGAGCAGGTGGACCGTTTGGCGCAGGTGTGTGCTCGGCTGGAGGGGTTGTGGCGGTTGAAACTGGGGCCGGACGTATCAATTCACAGTGGCGGGTATTTCATCAGTTTTGTTCACCCGAACAGTGAGCAATGGGCCATGAAACTCGAGCACATGGGCGTGTTGGTTCGAACTTATCCCGCCGAGCAAAGTATTTTGCGTTGTGGCGTTCCCCGGGTTGAGCTGGATTGGGAACGGCTGGCGCTTGCCATCAACTCGCTGGACTGA
- the ilvN gene encoding acetolactate synthase small subunit, which yields MRHIISVLLENEPGALSRVVGLFSARGYNIETLTVAPTEDETLSRMTIVTVGSDDVIEQITKHLNRLIEVVKVVDLSDGAHIERELMLVKLRAVGKEREELKRTADIFRGRIIDVTEKSYTIELTGNKSKLDAFLDSIDRTAILETVRTGSSGIGRGERVLRV from the coding sequence ATGAGACATATTATTTCCGTTCTCCTCGAGAACGAACCTGGTGCCTTGTCCCGCGTGGTGGGCTTGTTTTCTGCTCGGGGTTACAACATTGAAACCCTGACTGTGGCCCCCACGGAAGATGAAACCCTGTCACGAATGACCATCGTGACAGTGGGGTCAGACGACGTGATTGAGCAAATCACCAAGCACCTTAACCGTTTGATTGAAGTGGTTAAAGTAGTCGATCTAAGTGATGGTGCGCATATTGAACGCGAGCTGATGCTGGTAAAATTGCGCGCAGTTGGCAAGGAGCGTGAAGAACTGAAGCGCACCGCGGACATTTTCCGTGGTCGCATCATCGATGTCACCGAGAAAAGCTACACCATCGAGCTGACTGGAAACAAATCCAAGCTGGACGCATTCCTGGATTCAATTGACCGCACGGCCATTCTGGAAACCGTCCGCACGGGCAGTTCCGGCATCGGTCGCGGTGAAAGGGTTTTGCGCGTTTGA
- a CDS encoding DUF3619 family protein codes for MNDERLTANVVKKLLDESAANVSLDIQARLNLAITKSVQLHAEKYGNHAVAPTYTADSFGKLFNHFSEWLNRPALSLAVSALFVAGAIFGVAQFGLENYDARISETADLDAAILSDDLPPDAYLDHGFINYATELQKNNTIPAEDGIEQWMDSLPVDFTTSI; via the coding sequence ATGAATGATGAACGGCTAACCGCAAATGTAGTTAAAAAGCTACTTGATGAGTCTGCAGCGAATGTGTCTCTCGACATTCAAGCCCGTTTGAACCTGGCCATCACCAAATCAGTGCAACTGCACGCCGAAAAATATGGAAACCATGCTGTGGCTCCTACCTACACAGCAGATTCTTTTGGCAAGCTGTTCAACCATTTTTCCGAATGGTTGAACCGACCCGCATTGTCCTTGGCGGTTAGCGCTCTTTTTGTGGCTGGGGCTATATTTGGCGTAGCCCAATTTGGCCTTGAAAATTACGACGCCCGCATTTCCGAAACAGCCGACCTTGACGCGGCGATTTTGTCCGATGACTTGCCACCCGATGCTTATCTCGATCATGGGTTCATCAATTACGCCACTGAACTGCAAAAGAACAATACCATTCCTGCAGAAGACGGCATTGAGCAATGGATGGACTCCCTGCCGGTTGACTTTACTACATCAATTTAG
- a CDS encoding RNA polymerase sigma factor gives MASTRELEEFLKGVSHRAYRQAFFAVKNEESAMDLVQESMMKLSDKYGDKPKEELPMLFTRILQNTILDFHRRQKVRNTWTTLFSSFQKKDEEDYDVLENLLAQDESQNASAQDEIEQSQNMAAIEEAIAALPERQRQAFLLRYWEEMDLAETAEIMGCSEGSVKTHCSRATKALAQVLRQQGFRK, from the coding sequence ATGGCCAGCACGCGAGAATTAGAGGAATTTCTGAAGGGGGTGTCGCACAGGGCCTACCGACAGGCGTTTTTTGCGGTCAAGAATGAAGAAAGTGCAATGGACCTGGTGCAGGAAAGCATGATGAAGCTTTCCGACAAGTATGGTGACAAGCCCAAGGAAGAGCTGCCCATGCTGTTCACCCGGATATTGCAAAACACCATTCTCGACTTTCACCGCCGACAAAAAGTCCGCAACACCTGGACCACTCTCTTTTCCAGCTTTCAGAAAAAAGACGAAGAAGATTACGATGTGCTTGAGAACCTTCTCGCACAAGATGAATCCCAGAATGCAAGCGCTCAGGACGAAATTGAACAATCCCAGAACATGGCCGCCATCGAAGAGGCCATTGCAGCTTTGCCCGAGCGTCAACGCCAGGCATTCCTGTTGCGTTATTGGGAAGAGATGGATTTGGCAGAGACAGCAGAAATAATGGGTTGCTCCGAAGGCAGCGTGAAAACGCATTGCTCCAGGGCCACCAAGGCATTGGCACAGGTTTTGAGGCAACAGGGGTTTCGAAAATGA
- a CDS encoding SpoVR family protein: MAQQLDLAGNEWTFDLLRDIDTQLHDITANKFKLDTFPNQIEVISAEQMLDAYSSAAMPVMYPHWSYGKSFSVNEHLYETGQQNLAYEVVINSNPCISYLMEENTMTMQTLVIAHACYGHNSFFKGNYLFRQWTQADAIIDYLVFAKKYVMECEEKYGFDAVEEILDAAHAIQNFGVDRYKRRFESEAALKVKRDDLAEEKRRQYDEIMAKVSPVEAAQIERQQDNYPREPVENLLYFIEKEAPKLRDWERELVRIVRKMSQYFYPQGQTKVMNEGWASFWHYTLLNSLYDEKLVSDGFMLEFLTSHTNVVFQPDSRDGRFRALNPYALGFAMFSDIRRMCEKPTEEDKRWFPDLAGTGNWLKAIDFAMRNFKDESFIRQFLSPKVIRDFRLFTIADHKSENELFIDSIHNDEGYRRIRTLLANQYSRESMVPDIQVTSYARMTDRSLTLTHMSRRGRPLNEDEAEKTLAQIERLWGFPVHLETSDVH, encoded by the coding sequence ATGGCTCAGCAACTCGACCTGGCTGGCAATGAGTGGACATTTGACCTGCTGCGAGACATCGACACGCAGTTGCACGACATTACCGCAAACAAATTCAAGCTGGATACCTTTCCAAATCAGATAGAGGTCATCAGTGCCGAGCAAATGCTCGACGCCTATTCCAGCGCGGCCATGCCAGTGATGTACCCCCACTGGAGCTATGGCAAGTCATTCTCGGTCAATGAACACCTGTATGAAACCGGGCAGCAAAACCTGGCCTATGAAGTAGTCATCAATTCCAACCCCTGCATTTCCTACCTCATGGAAGAAAACACCATGACCATGCAGACCTTGGTGATTGCTCATGCCTGTTATGGTCACAACTCGTTTTTCAAGGGCAATTACCTGTTTCGGCAATGGACCCAGGCTGATGCCATCATCGATTACCTCGTGTTTGCCAAAAAGTATGTGATGGAGTGCGAGGAGAAGTATGGCTTCGACGCGGTCGAGGAAATCCTGGACGCTGCACACGCCATTCAGAATTTTGGCGTAGACCGTTACAAGCGCCGCTTTGAGTCCGAGGCAGCACTCAAAGTCAAACGGGACGATCTCGCCGAGGAAAAGCGCCGACAGTACGATGAAATCATGGCCAAGGTCTCGCCCGTTGAGGCCGCACAAATTGAGCGTCAACAAGACAATTATCCGCGTGAACCTGTCGAGAACTTGCTGTATTTCATTGAAAAAGAAGCACCCAAGCTGCGCGACTGGGAACGCGAACTGGTTCGCATTGTCCGCAAGATGTCCCAATACTTTTATCCCCAGGGTCAAACCAAGGTCATGAACGAAGGTTGGGCCAGCTTTTGGCACTACACGCTGTTGAATAGTCTGTACGATGAAAAACTGGTGTCGGATGGTTTCATGCTTGAGTTCCTGACCTCTCATACCAATGTGGTGTTTCAACCCGATTCACGCGATGGTCGTTTTCGCGCACTGAATCCGTATGCGCTGGGTTTTGCCATGTTCAGCGACATTCGTCGCATGTGTGAAAAACCCACCGAGGAAGACAAACGCTGGTTTCCCGACCTTGCTGGTACGGGCAATTGGTTGAAAGCGATTGACTTTGCAATGCGCAATTTCAAGGATGAATCATTCATTCGCCAGTTTCTGTCACCCAAAGTGATTCGGGATTTCCGCCTGTTCACGATTGCTGACCACAAGTCTGAAAATGAACTGTTCATCGACAGCATTCACAATGACGAAGGCTATCGTCGAATTCGTACACTATTGGCCAACCAGTATTCCCGTGAAAGCATGGTCCCTGATATTCAAGTGACATCGTATGCCCGAATGACAGATCGTTCGCTGACACTGACCCACATGAGTCGGCGTGGACGTCCACTGAACGAGGATGAGGCAGAAAAAACGCTGGCGCAAATCGAACGGTTATGGGGTTTCCCGGTTCACCTGGAAACTTCGGATGTTCATTGA